One genomic region from Candidatus Defluviilinea gracilis encodes:
- a CDS encoding FAD binding domain-containing protein has protein sequence MITAYHRPKTLDEALALLKQPNTLPFGGGTLLSHTSLNADGTTDSVEAVDLQLIGLDSLRVNGNSLELGATLTLQSLLESEHCLEALKRALKLEAPLNIRNSATVAGTLVSCDGRSTFATMLLALDAKLSVSSEQSSVVSDQSSVISLGEFLPLRPRGLITSITIPLNVKLAFEYVSRTPADKPIVCVALAQWNSGRTRLAVGGFGKSPMLAMDGTASDDVATAARNAFHEATDEYGSAEYRMDVASTLAKRCLEVQ, from the coding sequence ATGATCACTGCCTATCATCGCCCAAAAACTTTGGATGAAGCCCTCGCGCTTCTCAAACAACCAAACACTCTGCCCTTCGGAGGCGGCACGCTTCTTTCTCACACTTCGCTCAATGCAGACGGGACGACTGATTCGGTTGAAGCGGTTGACCTCCAACTCATCGGCTTGGATTCGCTCCGCGTAAACGGTAACAGTCTCGAACTCGGTGCGACTCTCACCCTGCAATCGCTCCTCGAATCGGAACATTGCCTCGAAGCATTGAAACGCGCGTTGAAACTCGAAGCCCCGCTCAACATCCGCAACTCAGCCACTGTTGCAGGGACGTTGGTTTCATGCGACGGCAGGTCTACGTTTGCGACGATGTTGCTCGCGCTTGATGCGAAGTTGTCAGTGAGCAGTGAGCAGTCATCAGTCGTCAGCGATCAGTCATCAGTGATCAGTCTCGGCGAATTTTTGCCTCTTCGCCCGCGCGGACTGATTACTTCCATCACCATTCCACTCAACGTAAAACTCGCCTTTGAATATGTTTCGCGCACGCCTGCCGATAAACCCATTGTCTGCGTCGCGCTCGCGCAGTGGAATTCAGGCAGAACGCGCCTCGCTGTCGGCGGATTCGGCAAAAGTCCCATGCTCGCCATGGACGGCACAGCCTCCGACGATGTCGCCACCGCCGCGCGCAACGCCTTCCACGAAGCGACCGATGAGTACGGCTCCGCCGAATATCGCATGGACGTTGCGTCCACGCTGGCGAAGAGGTGCCTGGAAGTACAATAG
- a CDS encoding LysM peptidoglycan-binding domain-containing protein codes for MNDKFTNDTDKMDEWLAQTADGLNPNSQFAAELEQSLRQAHRGKSSPRWFHFTRKQATAALAWTVSLIVFALFMSWTIKLVAPTPTEVPASNQTVAPQPTESSTNNNNETPVTPSPNDGYDWRGATLYLNAPLPDEPSQASIYLLTEETPATVEQAQALAQRFGIQGQVYVAKHPVTGETDYLLVTDGKQSLAMTTDRFFTYTADTSKVFNVFGGSYPPNAEEIINEFLSSHGFDFPHKVAIDGLHGGYTVEPLSPDGYPIGYEYFTTRPMRVMLDENGTVLQVEANLPGYEPASAQTYNIISAEEAFQKLMNDSIPAGKIESMNSSPANMKQWTREYPENETIAIYGYPSSIPALDPAQPAFIQIDGFTVTGNTAGMEALDRNTFVEATGQFVMVNDIKKFNIESWRESPFAQDGVVGTLTSENGQYVLQTQEGERIVLEPALPADIPLPFENAFVVGARRGDVYDWTLIDSRMSVAMGGGGGGGGFGFYQLNLSGTPVPFPPASPTPGLGVGNYIVQEGDTLISIAESHGITVDELMQANGMTDALIFVDQQLIIPGGGGQTQQGPDIGKRFDNQRGTISINIIRKADGSSKTEYTFATLVKGQTYYLHLTGDNLDELMQAQNRPVNIWATIEGVDNTGALIARVERFEIPFPNLQFKILRGTQQRITLEGQSAILFKAEDGKSYVQLAPDGNMDINNLGNEGDPILLETLAIPDEAFGGYPTLRVFSGSMATNPKDGLPMELTVTADQINTYDENPESLETYTPPALTIEKIELMYYITNPHWQAGELDGSQPYIQPVWRFSGHYENGDEFEMLVQALKDEYLLPELAPFTPPG; via the coding sequence ATGAACGATAAATTCACAAACGACACAGACAAAATGGATGAATGGCTAGCGCAAACCGCTGATGGACTGAACCCCAATTCTCAATTCGCGGCTGAATTGGAACAATCGCTGAGGCAGGCGCATCGCGGAAAATCTTCGCCGAGGTGGTTTCACTTCACGCGCAAGCAAGCGACTGCCGCGCTGGCATGGACGGTTTCGCTGATCGTCTTCGCGCTCTTCATGAGTTGGACAATCAAATTAGTCGCGCCGACGCCGACCGAAGTACCCGCGTCGAATCAAACGGTCGCGCCTCAGCCAACAGAGTCGTCCACCAACAACAATAACGAGACGCCAGTCACTCCGTCGCCAAACGACGGCTACGATTGGCGCGGCGCAACACTGTATTTGAACGCGCCACTACCAGACGAGCCCTCGCAAGCAAGTATCTATCTCTTGACAGAAGAAACGCCCGCGACGGTCGAGCAAGCCCAAGCGCTGGCTCAGCGATTCGGGATTCAAGGTCAGGTGTACGTGGCGAAACATCCCGTCACCGGTGAAACGGATTATCTCCTCGTCACAGACGGCAAGCAATCGCTGGCGATGACCACAGACCGCTTCTTCACGTACACCGCCGACACCTCGAAGGTGTTCAATGTTTTCGGCGGCAGTTATCCTCCCAACGCGGAAGAGATCATCAACGAATTCCTATCCTCGCATGGATTCGACTTCCCGCACAAGGTAGCAATAGACGGCTTGCATGGCGGCTACACAGTGGAACCGCTCTCGCCCGATGGTTACCCAATTGGATACGAGTATTTCACAACGCGTCCGATGCGCGTGATGCTCGATGAAAACGGAACCGTGCTGCAAGTGGAAGCCAACTTGCCGGGCTACGAACCCGCCTCCGCGCAGACGTACAACATCATTTCCGCCGAAGAAGCGTTCCAAAAACTCATGAACGATTCTATCCCCGCCGGGAAGATCGAGAGCATGAACTCCTCTCCCGCAAACATGAAACAGTGGACGCGCGAGTATCCCGAAAACGAAACGATCGCGATCTACGGTTATCCGTCATCCATCCCCGCGCTCGACCCCGCGCAACCCGCCTTCATTCAAATTGACGGCTTTACCGTGACCGGCAACACCGCCGGCATGGAAGCGCTGGACCGCAATACCTTCGTCGAAGCGACCGGTCAGTTCGTCATGGTGAACGACATCAAGAAGTTCAACATCGAATCATGGCGAGAATCGCCTTTCGCGCAAGACGGCGTGGTCGGCACGCTGACCTCTGAAAACGGACAATATGTTTTGCAAACTCAAGAAGGCGAACGAATCGTCCTCGAGCCCGCATTGCCAGCCGATATTCCGCTACCGTTTGAAAACGCCTTTGTGGTAGGCGCGCGTCGAGGCGACGTGTACGATTGGACGCTCATTGATAGCCGCATGTCCGTAGCCATGGGCGGCGGCGGTGGAGGCGGCGGATTCGGCTTCTACCAACTTAACTTGAGCGGCACGCCGGTTCCCTTCCCGCCAGCATCGCCCACCCCGGGTTTAGGCGTTGGGAATTACATCGTGCAAGAAGGCGATACCCTCATTTCCATTGCTGAATCGCACGGCATCACCGTGGACGAACTCATGCAGGCAAACGGCATGACCGACGCGCTCATCTTCGTCGACCAGCAACTGATCATCCCTGGCGGCGGAGGACAAACCCAACAAGGTCCAGATATCGGAAAACGATTCGACAACCAACGCGGCACCATCTCGATCAACATCATCCGTAAAGCAGACGGCAGTTCGAAGACCGAATACACATTCGCAACCCTCGTGAAGGGACAAACATATTATCTGCACCTGACTGGCGATAATCTGGACGAACTGATGCAAGCGCAAAATCGTCCTGTAAACATTTGGGCGACTATTGAAGGCGTGGACAATACCGGCGCATTAATCGCGCGCGTCGAACGGTTCGAGATTCCATTCCCAAATCTGCAATTCAAAATCTTACGCGGCACGCAACAGCGCATCACACTCGAAGGTCAAAGCGCGATCTTGTTCAAAGCGGAAGATGGAAAAAGTTATGTTCAGTTGGCGCCGGACGGTAACATGGATATCAACAACCTCGGCAACGAAGGCGACCCGATATTACTGGAAACACTTGCGATTCCCGACGAGGCATTCGGCGGCTACCCCACTCTGCGAGTCTTCAGCGGTTCGATGGCGACCAACCCAAAAGATGGACTGCCCATGGAACTCACCGTCACCGCCGACCAGATCAACACCTACGATGAGAATCCAGAATCGTTAGAAACATACACGCCGCCCGCGCTCACAATCGAAAAAATCGAATTGATGTATTACATCACCAACCCGCACTGGCAGGCAGGCGAACTCGACGGCAGTCAGCCATACATCCAACCGGTGTGGCGTTTCTCTGGTCATTACGAAAACGGCGACGAGTTCGAGATGTTAGTGCAAGCGCTCAAAGACGAATATCTGTTGCCCGAACTGGCGCCATTCACACCGCCCGGATAA
- a CDS encoding RNA polymerase sigma factor — protein sequence MVEQTKTTAANDLALARNALADEDAFAELYRQYVPRVYRYHMAHTGNVKDAEDLTSQTFVSALEGLRSYRGDGSFAAWILGIASKKRLMFFRGRKPEVPLDDALHLPSPSLPTDKAAYQRLRLESLARALKEISPDRAEAVVLSYFGGLSNQEIGASLHKSEAAVKMLVSRGLQDLRERTSLRMEAEL from the coding sequence ATGGTCGAACAAACGAAAACAACCGCCGCAAACGATCTCGCTTTAGCGCGTAACGCGCTCGCCGATGAAGACGCATTTGCCGAACTCTATCGGCAATATGTGCCGCGCGTCTATCGCTATCACATGGCGCACACAGGCAACGTCAAAGATGCCGAGGACCTCACCTCGCAGACTTTCGTATCCGCTTTGGAGGGACTCAGATCGTATCGCGGCGACGGGTCGTTCGCGGCGTGGATATTGGGGATCGCCTCGAAGAAGCGGCTGATGTTCTTTCGCGGGCGCAAGCCTGAGGTTCCGCTGGACGACGCGCTTCATCTTCCCAGCCCCAGCCTGCCTACCGATAAGGCGGCGTATCAACGCCTGAGGCTTGAGTCGCTGGCGCGCGCGCTGAAAGAGATTTCCCCGGATCGCGCGGAGGCGGTTGTCCTATCCTATTTTGGCGGACTATCGAATCAAGAGATCGGCGCGTCGCTTCACAAGAGCGAGGCGGCGGTCAAAATGCTCGTCTCACGCGGACTGCAAGACCTGCGCGAGCGAACCTCCCTAAGAATGGAGGCAGAACTATGA
- a CDS encoding PaaI family thioesterase encodes MKSKQPNSRMCFICGLENPVGLHLHFYETEAGVVETTYTAPDHFQGYPGVLHGGIVASMLDETASRAHMGSDLQNPRFQFTAKLEIKYRQNVPIGKPLKIVGKAGRTRSRAAESWSGIYDAETNELLAEANALFINVPQEQFDKSRLNELGWKVYPET; translated from the coding sequence ATGAAATCCAAACAACCCAACTCGCGCATGTGCTTCATCTGCGGGCTTGAAAACCCCGTCGGCTTGCACCTGCATTTTTACGAAACGGAAGCGGGCGTAGTCGAAACAACATACACCGCGCCCGATCATTTTCAAGGCTATCCCGGCGTGTTGCACGGCGGCATCGTCGCTTCGATGCTCGATGAGACCGCCAGCCGCGCGCACATGGGAAGCGACTTGCAAAATCCGCGCTTTCAGTTCACCGCGAAACTCGAGATCAAGTATCGTCAGAATGTGCCCATCGGCAAACCGTTGAAGATCGTCGGCAAGGCGGGCAGAACAAGATCGCGGGCGGCAGAATCGTGGTCAGGGATTTACGATGCAGAGACAAACGAATTGCTGGCGGAAGCCAACGCCTTGTTCATCAACGTGCCGCAGGAACAATTCGACAAGTCGCGTTTGAACGAACTTGGGTGGAAGGTCTATCCCGAAACATGA
- a CDS encoding 5'-methylthioadenosine/S-adenosylhomocysteine nucleosidase, whose translation MKIVVIISAIAEWVGVKPLFPDSKIDSFPYGECFTATISNREIPFFHSGWGKIASAGTLQYLIDRYAPDLIVNLGTCGGFEGVVNQGDVILVGQTIVYDIVELMGDLDIANYYASSLDLSWLADPLPHPARRALVASADSDLPPEMIPALKAKGAVAADWESAALAWVARKNGARLLILRAVSDIVNENEGEAYDNIEIFNERAKGVMQKLIAQLPDWLNAVKL comes from the coding sequence TTGAAAATCGTCGTCATCATCTCTGCCATCGCTGAATGGGTGGGCGTCAAACCGTTGTTTCCCGATTCAAAGATCGACTCGTTTCCCTACGGCGAATGTTTTACTGCAACAATTTCCAATCGTGAGATTCCCTTTTTTCACAGCGGATGGGGAAAGATCGCCTCCGCGGGAACCCTGCAATATCTCATTGACCGTTACGCTCCCGACTTAATCGTCAACCTCGGCACCTGCGGCGGGTTCGAGGGCGTTGTGAATCAAGGCGATGTGATCCTGGTCGGACAGACGATCGTGTACGACATTGTGGAGTTGATGGGCGATCTCGACATCGCCAACTACTACGCTTCTTCCCTCGATTTGAGCTGGCTCGCCGACCCTCTGCCGCATCCCGCCCGACGCGCCCTCGTCGCTTCCGCAGACAGCGACCTGCCGCCGGAAATGATACCCGCGCTCAAAGCGAAGGGCGCAGTCGCCGCCGATTGGGAATCAGCCGCGCTGGCGTGGGTGGCGCGGAAGAACGGCGCGCGCCTGCTCATCTTGCGCGCTGTCAGCGATATCGTCAATGAAAATGAAGGCGAGGCGTACGATAATATCGAAATCTTCAACGAGCGCGCAAAAGGGGTCATGCAAAAGTTGATCGCTCAATTGCCCGATTGGTTGAACGCGGTGAAGTTATAG
- a CDS encoding GNAT family N-acetyltransferase encodes MIQIRPIQPGEQETAKRLVYRVAHEVFQDAKPLEEAIAEYEARGELGDMDDIQASYFENGGIFLVMTHREEMIGTGAIRRHAEHVCELKRLWLLPEHHNKGLGYRMLQKLLAFARSAGYQRIRLETHAIHQKRAVAFYKQVGFTEIPIPGSNEDEDVLMEMDL; translated from the coding sequence ATGATTCAGATTCGCCCCATCCAACCTGGCGAGCAGGAGACCGCCAAGCGGCTTGTCTATCGCGTCGCGCATGAGGTCTTCCAAGACGCGAAACCGCTGGAAGAAGCAATCGCTGAATATGAAGCGCGCGGCGAACTCGGCGACATGGATGATATTCAAGCGAGCTACTTCGAAAACGGCGGGATATTCCTCGTGATGACTCATCGCGAGGAAATGATTGGCACAGGCGCGATCCGCCGCCATGCCGAACATGTTTGCGAACTCAAACGGTTATGGCTATTGCCAGAGCATCACAACAAAGGGCTGGGATATCGAATGCTTCAAAAATTGCTCGCATTTGCCAGAAGCGCGGGCTATCAGCGCATCAGGCTGGAAACACACGCCATCCACCAAAAACGCGCCGTTGCGTTTTACAAACAAGTTGGATTTACAGAAATTCCTATCCCTGGTTCAAACGAAGATGAAGATGTCTTGATGGAAATGGATCTATAA
- a CDS encoding MFS transporter has protein sequence MTPINEEELTIQKRNFRYVQIDAVGVSISNVASPFLPVFLTRLGASNFQVGLLSSMPGATGLLLALVVGRFLQTRRNIVPWYSLSRLLVILCFALTGILTLSIAREYIILSTLAIWAFATLPQTALAVAFSVVMNAVAGPEGRYALLSRRWAIFGLTSAIGTFIVTRLIDLMAFPLNYAVMFLALSLGGFISYYFSSRISVPDQPPAPLAKSESLRDTLGNYAALLRKNPAFVSFASKRFVYFSAVTLSLPIMPLYLVRDVRATDSDIGMVSMAMNLVMLVGYYLWPRISNRHGGRVVLLATTFGMILHPALSASTTHVEWIILFAGLAGFFQGGLDLVFFDELMKTVPVEYSATFVSLAQSIQYLSMILAPLLGTWLAGFIGLSGALWVSAGIRLIGFLLFLKKEIR, from the coding sequence ATGACCCCGATCAATGAAGAAGAACTAACGATTCAAAAGAGAAACTTCCGCTACGTGCAGATCGACGCGGTGGGCGTGAGCATCTCGAACGTGGCGTCGCCTTTCCTGCCGGTGTTTCTCACCCGTCTTGGCGCGTCGAATTTTCAGGTGGGATTGCTTTCTTCCATGCCCGGCGCAACCGGGCTATTGCTTGCCCTGGTTGTGGGGCGCTTTTTGCAAACGCGGCGGAATATCGTGCCGTGGTACAGCCTCTCGCGCTTGCTGGTTATTTTGTGCTTTGCGCTGACGGGCATCCTCACCTTGTCCATAGCCCGCGAGTATATCATCCTGTCTACGCTGGCAATTTGGGCGTTCGCCACTCTGCCGCAGACCGCGCTGGCGGTAGCATTCTCTGTAGTGATGAATGCTGTCGCTGGACCCGAAGGACGCTATGCCTTGCTGAGCCGGCGCTGGGCGATCTTCGGTCTGACGAGCGCGATCGGCACGTTCATCGTCACGCGCCTCATCGATTTGATGGCGTTCCCGTTGAATTATGCCGTGATGTTCCTCGCGCTCTCGCTGGGCGGTTTTATTAGTTATTACTTTTCCAGCCGCATCAGCGTTCCCGACCAACCCCCGGCTCCTCTGGCAAAGAGCGAGTCGTTGCGCGACACGTTGGGGAATTATGCCGCGTTACTCAGGAAGAATCCAGCCTTTGTCTCTTTTGCCTCGAAGCGTTTCGTGTATTTTTCGGCAGTGACGCTCAGCCTGCCGATCATGCCGTTGTATCTGGTGCGCGATGTGCGCGCCACCGATTCGGATATCGGCATGGTGAGTATGGCGATGAACCTGGTGATGCTGGTGGGGTATTATCTCTGGCCCCGGATATCTAATCGTCACGGCGGGCGCGTGGTGTTGCTGGCGACCACCTTCGGGATGATCTTGCACCCGGCGCTTTCCGCTTCGACCACCCATGTAGAGTGGATCATCCTCTTCGCCGGTCTCGCCGGGTTCTTTCAAGGCGGGCTTGACCTGGTGTTCTTCGATGAGTTGATGAAAACCGTCCCGGTGGAATACAGCGCCACGTTCGTTTCACTGGCTCAATCGATTCAATACCTTTCCATGATTCTTGCTCCATTGCTGGGAACATGGCTGGCTGGGTTTATTGGGCTTTCCGGCGCGTTATGGGTGAGCGCGGGCATCCGTCTGATAGGATTTCTATTGTTCTTGAAGAAGGAAATCCGATAA